The window CCTGATCTGGAGAAAGGAAGTCCTGTCAAAGAGGATCCTTGCAGGGATGTTATTTCGGATAAGTGTAAGTATGGGACATCCCGTAAGAAAGGATGCAGAAAGATAAAAGGCGATGTGAAAAGAAATGACTTAAGTTTAAGTTCTATCATGTGAAGGTACGTGATGTGATAAGAATAACTGGCGAGGAAGAAGTTTGCACTTGATGCCATAAGTTAGGCGTTTAAGCATAGTAAAGTGGAAAGAAGTACCTACACCCAAGGGAATGAGGCGAGTAAGTAGGTGTCCTGTTATGATAACTTGACAACTCACTAAGGAAAGTAAATGTATGTTACTTCCCGAGAAGATAAAAAGAGTCAGACGATTAAAGAATTTAGTGTTCCAAAGAGATAAGATGTGCGTCTCAAGGGAATGTCTAATCGCCGCTAACGTTTAGCCTACATGTCGAGCTTGGATTGACTTCATGGCTCGATAAATTAGGTTGACACATGTAAAGCGTGAAATTATCCTTGAATGTGAAAGGCATTATAAATAGGCCAAAGACCAAAGGAAAAAAGGgagtttttgtttgaaaatgttGAATTCTTTGATAATGATAACAATGGGAAGTTCTGAGTGCTGAACAGTCGGTTGAGAGAACTATTAGGCGAGAAGAGGAATCCAAAAGGAGAGAAGGAAGGAGTTGAGGCCAAGTATTTTCGTGAGTGATAAAACAGATTTCGAAGGCGATttctaaattgttatttatggttaaattttttctatgtttgaatatgagtttataattaaatatttgtgaATGATTCTTAATAAAGTAAAAGAATATTTCTGTATAAATGAATGGTTGTTGTAACGAAAACGTTTATATTTATAATCTTGGTATTGGTAAGAAATGCTTTATAAATGTGGTGTTTCATGTATTCCTTCATAACCCTGTGATTATGTCTACTGTATGACTTTGTTACTGTTGTAATAATCTGCGATAGGAGTAAGCTATGAGCTAATACTCCCTTGTTGTTAATCGTGTGGATTATGTGTTGGGGTGTGATATGATTTATTGCATAACGTTAGTGGAAATCTCAGGTAACTCGCATGATGCTGGTTGATTGTGAATCTCATATCTCGAAGAGGGAAGAATTCTAGGTCTAGGTGAGGTTGCGACGAGACGCTGGTTGAATGTGAATTCCAAGTTTGAGACGATTGAATGTGACGAGGTGCTGGTGGAAATCCTAGGTAACCCGCGAGACGCTTGTTGAGTGTGAATCCCAGGTTCAGGCGAGGGGTGAATCCCAAGTCTCAGTGATAAGCATGATTTTCGAGATGATCTAAGTGCAGTGCTTATGACGCCTATTATACTTATGGTTAAATTGTTTGTGGCTTGATGCGATGAAATTTATATGTTGCAGTTTAACCTTATTATTGTTGATTCTGCTGTGTTTTCCCTAAAAATGTCTTCTCAAACTCGTCACTCACTAAGTTTGTTTGACTTACCTTTTAAGTTTTTTCCTCCCTAGGTTGTCAGACATTGAAGCCAAGCGAATGATGGATCTCAGGAACTATAGCCTAGTTAAGGAGGATAGGATAACTTTTGAGATTGGTTGTGTTCGTGATATATCATTGTCCGTTAAtagttaaataaatttaaaactatgatTTATTTAgcttaaaatttttatttttattttggctGGTGTAAAATTGGTGTAAATTTTAGATAAATGAGACtattttattaacttttttaagctcaagtttatttatgaaacttttaaataatttagggatattttttaaacaaaactatAATGACTTTTATCCAAAAGTAATgatattttttaatctttttgtaATTCTTATTTTGAAACTTTGGTAAGCGTTCTAGTATGTTTTACCCCAACTACAAAGTtcatgtgtgtgtatatatatgtatgtgtgtatatataaaagCTTAGAAATTGATAAACTTTCCTCCCTCCCTTATGCCCTtacttttagttttgttttccAATTCTCAATTTGGTTTTAtggtaaattcatttttaattttgttttttgtaatataattaattatggaCTCTCTTTTACTgctttttgaattaattattatatttaagttTAGTGAAGTTAAATTAATTACCTTATGCCCTTGCTTTTgctttttagttttgttttctaattCTCCTTTTGGTTTTATGTAAAttcatttttagttttgtttttttaggaaaactttcataaatataacaaattattaaaatattatgtcccgtgtaacaaagcccataaagttagtcatttttaaatatttcaagtttgtccttccatccTTATTCTCCTATAcaaatcgtctttcttcttttactgtttttttcgctgcgaatagtctttcttcttcttcttttttttttacatcccaagtctgatttctttttatcctcttttttctttttctctttttttactgcgtgcatcgtctttcttcttttccttcttttttttatgccgtttagattttggtaacaaaatctgatttctttttatcgtctttcttcttttttcctgcgtgcatcatttttttcttttcttcctattttttacgtcgtttagatttggggtaaccaaatttaaaagatcatgtataaaaggaatcttgaaaaaaatcgttctaaaagaattaaaaaaattgtttagccaaatctaaatgatcgtgtaccaaagaatcttgaaaaaaaaatgatcatataaacgattgtgtaccaaattaaaaaaaatcgtttagatttcagGTAGAATCGATCGTATAACtcaattaaacgataaaattgaaaaaaataaatcgtttagatttggctatcaaaatctaaacgatcgtgtaccaaacaataaccaaatctaaacaattttataccaaatatattaagtgcgttgtaccaaatatattatgcgcgttgttgatgagacatttttggtatgtttcattgtgggcctgtgggttttttccgtttttaaaattgttctatataatgtaaatattttgcctctttgttatattttttaaaagacacattttttgtaatataattaattatgaatTCTCTCCCACTACTTTTTGAACTAATTATTATATTAAGTTTAGTGGAATTAATTTAGTGAAATTAAAGTAATTAAATATGAGGATGTGAAAAGTTGAAAGgtaaatgatttttcttttgcattttagaaattaattaaaaattaaatatcttataaaaCCATTCACATTCATGTATCTTCCGCCTATTCATATTTCCTTTTCTTATactaattatttctttttccctcCTCAAATTTTTGTgtataaatatctttttttttcttaattttattttattaactattttttatatagaaatatGTTTATGTACATTcctttatttataaatttttgtaaTGCCTAGAGCTAGCAATCACCCCAATAAAAAAGATGCATAGAAATTGATGAGGATTCAAAGATGTAGAATGTAAAAGTGAGAAACTAAAGAGAGAACGGTTAAAAGTGTCATTcccaaattttcaaaaattaacaAAGTGGTGAGGATGTGCCAAAAAACTAGggttttatattatttattattgctTTTGTAGTGAACAATACTATTGATGTAAGATGTGCTTGCCAATATAGTATATTATGGATCTTATAATTGAGAGATGGAAGGAAAAAAAGTATCTTCTCTATTTGTATTATTTCagtaatataatataatttcatttaaatttgattattcattttaaaacaataactaattataatTCTCGAGAAATTTGTTaaacaattatatattttgaataaggtagaaatatataaaatatatagaattagcacaaattttcaaataataatcaAGTCAATATCGATATCCAAAATTCCAATCCATTTAAACATTTGATATCTAGTccatacatataaaaaaaaccTACTCATCGATCTAAATTTTGATCGAATGGATTgtttcataattatattatcaaaTTCTTTATATCTTTTAGCTTATTtgatttatatacatatataacaAGTCTTGAGCACAATGTCTCTAAAAGACGAGGTTAaaaaatctattaaaaaaatcataaataaaaaaatataacatcgTACCATTTGCGTAATTAATTGCTCTctaacataaaaaaattaacgtgggttaccaatatatatatattctctctCCCTCTTAAGTTAGCCTTTTGtaatttaactaaaaaaatattaaaaaacccTAGAATCTTTCCCCTCTCTTAGCAGCAGCCGCGTCCCTCTTCGTTTCTAACCTCTCCATTCTGTTGTGTGTCCTCAGTTCTCACTGATTCACCATCCGGGAGCCATCCTCCCTTACCCGATTCACCGTCAGTCCGACACCGTCAATCCATCACAGCTACGCCACGATTCCAGCTTCAAAGTAGCCGCACCTTCCCTACATTTCCCCTTGAAATCCTCACAGTCTATCACCGGCTCACGGTCACTCAACGATTCGGAAATCTCGTTTCCCAGTTCCAGCTCCTTAAAGGTTAATTAatttaagtttttctttcatTGAAACTTGAAAGAATTAAACCCACCGTCCGTCTCCCTTTACGCTTTCATTACAGCTAGAGTTAtggttaatttaatttaaaatttctaCATAGAGCTCTCTAGACTATTTGGATAGATGATTTTACTGCATTCTCAATCTATGTTTATGTGACTAATGCTGCCTTTTGAATGGTATTAGAGCTCTCTTTAAGGTTTTGGCTCTTTGGTTAGATGATTTTATGACTAATGAATTTTGTATTGAtttggatacaatttgaggttGTCATTTCATTTGAGATTGTCATTGGATTTTGTCattaaagaatttgaaaacaaggaacttttgaaaataaatatttggttgaaattaatgaaatttGGTTAAAAAACTGAGATTGAATTTTCCGGCGGGGAACCTTATCCCGCCATGTTTGTCCTTACTCCAATCCGGGATGGAAATGGAATAGGGGGGCCAGGAAGGGTTCTCCACCCCACTCAGCCCTTCACCGTGAACATCTCTGTCCCTACTCACTGCCTCTGTTTCAGTCTCTCTCGATGTTTCGCTCCTCTCTCTACCAGATTGATGCTTGAGCCTCAACATCAGCATCTACCCGTCACTTTCCTTTATTTCTCTCCTTTCTCCTCCACGAACAGATAAGTTTGGATTCTTCATCATCTTGTTCTTTGCTTTGTGCCCTTCTGATCTACTGTTCTGTTTTTTTCCCTGAAATCTACTTTTCTGGGGTGTTCAGTTTTCATTTGGTATTGGGAAAAATTAAtggctaaattataaaaaatgccCCTTAACTTTGCATTTTGTGACAAAAATACTCAACTTTCAAAAGTTTATAAAATACACTAAACTTtcaaaaaaggtaaaaaaatgCCTTTACTGATAATTTTTGTTGGAAACtcttaaaattttgtttaaaagatACCCTTAAAAAACTACTCTCACAATTAAATATGAACTAAAACTATTAATATCTCGTTGAAAAATAACTCAAAATTAAACATGTTGTTAGTATAatgataaatttatttgaagTCAGGTTTTATGAGATTGCCAATATTTGTTTTACGGCTTCAGATATTGGAAATGTCATTGTATTGCCCTTGTTTTGAAAAAGGAATGGCCTACAGAAATGGTGATTCTGCAAGATACTTTCCTTATCAGTGGTTGCCTTTTCTGTTTCTTCTGCCTACATCTTTCTTATTTATGGAAGTTAGGGTTGGTCACTATGATTCCGCTGTGCATATTTAAAGGACACTTAGTCCTCCGGTTAGGGTTGATGATTCAGTTTGTCTAGAGAGCAACATTTGTATTATCTTGTTGTAGCCCTTTCTTCTTGTGTTAAAAGAAGGGAACATTACGTGTATTGGAGGCATATGCCATTCTCCTCACTATTATGAATTGTGATTTATCGAGAAAGGATTCTTTGAGCTTAGAGGAGCCTAGGTCATTCAAACAAAGAGGATTTTGTTCAATGAAAAGATGTAACACTGTGAGAGGGAGTCTCGCAAACTTGAGGGGAGCTCAAGTTCTTTAGAGAGGGAGTCTCTGTCTTTGGGAGAGCCTAAGACCATCTCACTAAAATGTAGATAACAAATGAAGAAATTTGGAGGTGAAAGTAGTGTCTATAGgctaaatttttcaaaaaagaaaaaaaaaaaaaaactaaatcgTATCAAATGAGGTCAATatgatttgtttttaaattgattcttttcaaactcaagaaaacttcaaataaatttatcatTATACTAACCTTAGAGGTATTTTTAATATGGAGTTATTTTTGCACTAAGATATTAATGGTTTTAGGTAATATACTCATTGTGAGAGTagtttttttaactttttttttttttttagttcaaaggtatttttgaaacttatcaaaagtttgaaacaaaaatttaaCAGCTTCCATTCAAAACTACGGTAAAGGTATTTTTGAACCATTTATAAAAGTTTGAGGatacttttgaaatttttgaaagtttagggGTAACTTTGACACACAATGCAAAGTTGAGGggtattttttataatttatggTTTTACTGGACTAGTTGGTTTATTACTTTGAGCTCATAAGATTGATGGGTTTTTGTACCATTCGCAAGATATGTCTTTAGTTAACCCCCCACCCCTCTCTCACTTAATGGTTTTTTCTCAGACTTTCAGTCCCGTTCTTGATGTTGGGACTCCAGTTTTGTGATAAGTTTATGTGTAAAACATGACAATGTTTagtaaaattaaatttgatatCTTTTAATGGGTGGCTGCAAAATGGATGTTTGCCACTCAAATGCCTTTTTTTTCGTTTTACAAGTGTTTTGGTTTTGAATACTACATTGTTCTTGAACTTGTGATATACTACTGTTGGCCAAACTACTGAAGGTCCTTAACTGAACGAAAATGAATTTGTTAAATTTGTTTCTCATTCAATTGGTGTTAGATATAAAACTAACAAAGAGTTTGATATGTGAACCCCAATTAATTGAAATTAGGAACCCTTTAGGTATGTGAAAACCTTCGATCTTAAACACTAAAACCCTTAAATCAAATGTATTTCAACACTAAGGATTGAATTAGACAAGGATTGCATTAAGAACAAGGCTTCAAGCCCTTGAGACCAAAAATAAGTTCTTCGGCCCAAGATTCGAACACTACACAACAATCCTACTAATGTTTTTGCTTCCTGTCATATGCTTTCACCTTTCTTAATGTTTCGTTTTTGGACCAAATGCTGTGTCTATGGAAAGTCTCATTTAAATTTCAGACTCTATGTTGATGAAAATGATATAGCTGAATGGTATATTGAAACGCTTTTGTTTTCAAGCATGCAGTTCTACTTGTTTACTTTTTAGAACATCGCTTTTAGAGGACTTTATTGAAAGATTGAAGATATAAAGATGAAGAGTATTGATTTGAGATGCAAATCGTGGCATGGAAGTGATTTCTACTTAAAATTATCATCTATATTCTTTCATTCCTTTGATGTGCAACTAGAGTATTTTTGGAGCTTTCAATCTACTGAAGATGATGAATGATCATTTGTTTATTTGAAATTTGGGGACAACCGGAGTTTTCCTGCCCAACAAATTTTAAGTAAACTACAGAAGTTCCTTGGTGACAGCTTGGCTTGGTTGCATACACTTTTATTTCATTCACTTCTATATTCAAAAAACAAATTCGAAGAATTTGTTCTGATGCTTAGATGAGACTGTTGATGTGTCTGCAGAGGAAAttgtttcttattatttatttatttttatttttgtagatTTTGCAGATTTTGCAGATCTTGGACATGAATGCCTTCAAGGCTTTCAAAGCCAGTGTCCCAATTGCATGGAGTCCTAATCTTTATATCACATTAGTGAGAGGCATGCCGGGAACAAGGAGACTTCACAGACGTACATTAGAGGCATTGCGGCTCCGAAAATGTAACCGAACTGTCATGCGCTGGAACACGCCTACTGTTAGAGGAATGATTCAACAGGTTGCTATATATACTTGTTCTCTACTGGGCACATGCAGACTACAGAATTTGCCTCATGGActgaagtttttatttttttggttgaTTATAGGTAAAGCGATTGGTAGTGGTTGAAACAGAAGAAATGTATAAAGCTCGTAAACAGAAGATGGAAGAGCACAGGGCCCTACGACCGCCTTTAGTTATAAATCACCTTCCGGCACCAAGTTCTGCTTCTGCCTCTTGAAACATGTATTGCTGTTAGAGGTCAGGTCTACTTCTTGGGTATTGGGACAATGTTGAAAAGAATTATATTTGAGTAGTGTATTTTTCAGGAATTACTTGACAATCAATGGCTTTTATGCTCTATTCATCTTGCCAAAATTAGTTGCTagctaaaataatatattggaataCTTGCCATTTTGACAATGAAATGTCTACCAAAATCATTTTGATGAAGCTACTTTCAGTAAGAAACTAGCTATGAAACACGGCTGTTTGCACAAATGCTATGCACGCCCTTGCACTTAAGAACATTATTTGTAATATGCTAAATGCTTTAGATCATATAAGCCTAGGGGAAATCAAAATGGCAGTGGCTTATCTGCTCATTAATGCTAAAAGCGCAAGATGGTTGTCTTGTAGATACAGGCTTTGAGATATTCAAACATACATGCAGGATTTTAAACTTGTAAAAGGGGCACCTTAAAGCAGTGACTTTACTCGAATGGGATCTGAGGATCTGTTCTATAATGTGACCTAAATTGTGCACCCTTAACATACTCTCAAGTTTCTGCTGCTTTCATGCTTATTGGTCCTTCCATTTCAAGTGCGACCATGTCATTTGAAATCTTGAGCTCCTCATTATTGTCTTTGGAGCTGACATAATGCTGGTCTTTGTACTGATGCTTTCGggcaagaagaagaaagaagaaaaagtttaGCAGGCCCAACACTGCGAGTAGCCAATAGAAGTAGCTCAAGTGCCCCTTGTTGAGATTACTTCTCAGCCAGCGCTTGTTGGTTACTTTATCTACAATTGTTACCAACAAACTACTAACAAAAAATCCCATGGAAAGAGTGCTAAGAAAAAGTCCAGTGCTCATTGATTTCATTTGTTCCGGTGCTTCTCTGATGAAAAACTCGAGTTGTCCAACATATGCAAATGCTTCTCCAGCACCAACCAAGAAGAACTGAGGTATCAACCAGAAAGCACTTATGCGAGTACTTTGTCCCACAGCGGATGCCTTCCTCTCTTTCTCAACAGCCCCAGCAGCCACCATGCCAAAAATTGAGAAAACGAGTCCGATCCCAATTCTCTGAAGGCTTGTGAGACCTTGTACGTTGTGAGTTAGCTTCCGAGCTATTGGTATGAATAGTTTCTCATTCAAGGAAGTGACGAGCAGGATTGCGATGAATAGAAAGGCTGACATAGAACCAGGAGGAATCTCGAAACTGCCAACTCTTCTTTCCATAAATGATGCTTGCTCTACTGTGAACGTAGTCATTTGAGAGTATATCGTCCAAAAGAGGATGCCAGTGGACCAAATGGGTATGAGCTTGAACACCATTTTCACTTCTTCAATTTCAGTCACTGTTGAGACTATCCATGGATTGTTTGGATCAGTGGTAGCGTACTCGTCTATAATTGCAGCCTTGTCAAGACACCTGATATTCATATTTTCATTAGTCAATGTTCTTCCCAAATCAAAATAGATATAACCAAATGAATTAAGTTAAGTGAATGCACCAATTTATACGTGGATTGGTTGAACAAGACAACTGAATAGTAATGTTTTACGGGTTGTTTGGCCCATCAACTTCATAAGTTTAAATAATACAACTTCAATCGTAAACTCTATTGATGTTCACACATTTATTGAACCAATTTTAATAACACAACTTTAATAGTAATCACTATTGGATTTTGAACGTATTGAAGAACTCTATCTTTTCCACTGGCTCccttttatataaattttgagGAATTTTATCTTGTAATTCTACATTCTAAAATACATGTTTCTTAACTCTTAACATATGAACTCTAGATTTCATAACTCcatttctttattctttttttttttcctcttttgttGATTATTCATATAGTGTAGCATCTTGCAGAATGTCTGATAATACATCTAATCTAAAACAAGAAACAGGTAATCATTTTTACATGGACGTCTTGGAATACATCTAATCTAAAACAAAAAGCAAGTAATCATTTTTACATGGATGTAAAAGAGAGTGAAAGAGAGGGAACAAAAGAGTATTCGATGATCTGAAAAACACTTACTTGAACCTGTAGGTGTAGGGAACCTTGGCATTTTGGTAGTCATTTAAGAAGCTGGGATGAGCTGGGTGAGGCAGGCTTCTCTTCTTCCAAGCCAAAAGCACCACTCTCCATATCACTGTTAGAGGGCTTCCTCTTGGTTTCTTAAACCTGTAAAAGGTTGTCCCACAAAGCAGTACAATTACAGCAATTACCATGGTCCCTCCTGAGATTCCATATCCCCAACCTCTCCCCACTTTGTCTTGTACATAAACCAGCACAATGACAGCAAACAACGACCCGATACTTATCGCAAAGTAGAACCTATTGAAGAAGAATATCATAGCCTTCTCCTCCTTCGGATCATTAGTGTCAAATTGATCTGACCCAAATCCTGAAACATTTGATTTTATCCCCCCTCCACCGAGTGCTATAGTATATAGTGCAGCATAGAGCATTGCCAGTTGCCCACCATTAGCTTCAATGCATTGATGAAGTTGCCTTGTAGAGTCATCACAGTGAGGAGGTCTCATGCCAGGGATTGTTGTGGCCAATGTTAACAAGATAACACCCTACAAAAAACCAGTAAGGCTCAAGCTAAATTCTGAAGTGAAAATTTCTTTGTTGAAGTCATTTCTTAATGACTTAGAACTTACCACAGCAGTAATGGAAGCAAAGGTTGCAACAGTGAGGTACCTTCCAAGCCT is drawn from Cucumis melo cultivar AY chromosome 11, USDA_Cmelo_AY_1.0, whole genome shotgun sequence and contains these coding sequences:
- the LOC103495997 gene encoding uncharacterized protein LOC103495997, encoding MNAFKAFKASVPIAWSPNLYITLVRGMPGTRRLHRRTLEALRLRKCNRTVMRWNTPTVRGMIQQVKRLVVVETEEMYKARKQKMEEHRALRPPLVINHLPAPSSASAS
- the LOC103495995 gene encoding protein NRT1/ PTR FAMILY 6.4; protein product: MVLVSKHGSGGGEDDAAVDFWGNPVDKSKTGGWLAAGLILGTELSERICVMGISMNLVTYLVGELHLTSAKSATIVTNFLGALNLLGLLGGFLADARLGRYLTVATFASITAVGVILLTLATTIPGMRPPHCDDSTRQLHQCIEANGGQLAMLYAALYTIALGGGGIKSNVSGFGSDQFDTNDPKEEKAMIFFFNRFYFAISIGSLFAVIVLVYVQDKVGRGWGYGISGGTMVIAVIVLLCGTTFYRFKKPRGSPLTVIWRVVLLAWKKRSLPHPAHPSFLNDYQNAKVPYTYRFKCLDKAAIIDEYATTDPNNPWIVSTVTEIEEVKMVFKLIPIWSTGILFWTIYSQMTTFTVEQASFMERRVGSFEIPPGSMSAFLFIAILLVTSLNEKLFIPIARKLTHNVQGLTSLQRIGIGLVFSIFGMVAAGAVEKERKASAVGQSTRISAFWLIPQFFLVGAGEAFAYVGQLEFFIREAPEQMKSMSTGLFLSTLSMGFFVSSLLVTIVDKVTNKRWLRSNLNKGHLSYFYWLLAVLGLLNFFFFLLLARKHQYKDQHYVSSKDNNEELKISNDMVALEMEGPISMKAAET